The DNA segment TGAGTAATTATGCGATGATAAAGACAGGTTCACATTATAACAAAGTAATAACAaaataatgaacaaaacaaagtaaGTGTAGCAggactgaattattttttatgttaccTTGATTTTTGTCAGCATATCAAAACCAGTGATGATTGGTTAGCTTTTATTTTGTGCATCCCCAGAAGAGCTAGAAAGGGATGGttatatttgctgcttttttatatTCAGTGGTCTGATAAAATGCAGTTGTTAGATCTGAGGCcctcatatttttttccacaatatgAATGATCTTTCGACTCTCCATGAATTGTATCCTATCTGAACAGTGAGTTTGACAAGGAATGATACAGTTCAGAGGAGTTTTTAAGCATTACATTATCTCTTAGATTTTATAGGATGCCTTCATTAaatcttttatttgttgttttcctACAAAGCTGAGGCTTAAGTTAGGATCCTATGTAAAAgattttccttggttttgctttagttttttgTATgcaatctttttatttcagtgtctaAAATTTTAAGAAATGCCAAGCATAGATAGACATTAAACATGCATGGGATAGCAACATGTAGTACTTTTAGTGCCTTAGTAAGTTATTTCTTAGTTCTactcaaaaatatttcaggagtAAGTAGTTTACATATTTTAAGTATCTTTGTTACTCAAACTATCTGAATTTGTGTTATCAAACAATTACTTGTAGCTTGCTGCTAAAATACAGCAGTAAAtgttctttgaaatgaaaatgttttgtgtGATAGCTTAACTAATGTTGCCATAACATGAATGCGTTTGTTTAGGACTCAAATTATTTGaaccttgctttcttttctgttttgtctttgctttcccttttttcatttttctcacaaAATAGTTGCCAAAACTGACTGCGGCATTACTTCTGTGAATTCTTTTATGCAGTCTCTCTGTAGACTGTATGTTAGTGCATTTTGGTCAAATAAGCACTGTAAAATCAGTTATGTATTCTCTGGATGTCTCTTCATTTGAATAGGCGCTGGTTCTCAATACAAAATAACCAACTTGTGTACCAGAAGAAATTTAAGGTAGGTATCAAAAACTGGCTTGGGATAGTTTGGGGTGTGGGTGATGGTTTTCCTGATTGATCGGGGGAAGGAGAAGCAGTGCTGACATTGGCATCCTGGGTGGTCTTCAACAACCTACTGCATTTTCTAAATTACATTCTCCTTCGAGAAAATGAGACTTCTCCCCTTGTAAAATGAGACTAATTGCTACACTTCCAGATTTTGAGATTCCTGCACAGTGACTTGTAAGCTCATACTTTatttgctgtgggttttgttaCCTTGTTGCAGAGAAGGTTTATGAAGAGCCTTAAAAGTTGTTGGTCTCAAAAGGCTTGTAGGCTCCTGATGGCAGTGGAATATTCCATACTGTTTTTTGAGCAGTTGTGTTTAACTCTTTCAGGACTTGCTCCTTCCAGTTGCTTACTGGGTTCACATATCCAATTTAGCAAttggggagagaggggggaaaagaaggcATGAAAGCATTTATTATGAAACAGTCAAGGATGTTATGTACATGTATTTGATACTGCAAATGTGAGGCGGTTCAGCAGCCAATGTCTGTCTGCTTGCTGGTGGGAAAGTACAGTTGTATATTATAGCGATGAGTGCAGCTCTGCCCCAAGCTGTGGAAGCCAGCCTTTTCAACCAACATTTGGGCCTGTGCTCCTTTATTTACTGTTCTAGAATCTGCTTATGCACCACATGGCTGTAACTATTCTTCGTGTTGGAAAAACACAGAGAACTgtatggagatggggggggggggggggggcaaaagacAATTAATTTCTCTTCAGTGTTAACAGATCAGAGGCTATTCCTTGTTATCTGATACTATCTAATTCAGGGTTTTCATTTTTGTggttggaaaggaaggaaactgtTGACTTTGAGCACATTTGAGTTGGGCATTTTGTGTTTGTGAATTccaattacatttttatgttttttaaaaactcccaTTTAACATGCCATTAGCTTAGAATAGAATTCTTATGAATGGAATCAAATTTTCAAAACCACTGCATCCAGCTTCTGGGTTTTGTACTTGGCACTTATAATACTGCTGATTTAGGTGTAATCTTTCTGATTTATTTGTGATTTAATTGCATCTCTTAGAAAGTATCTTTGAATCCTTTGAATATTGTTGTTTAATTTAAGGTGTTGATTATTTAGTAGATTGGATTGCAGGTAAAAAGTAATTCTCCAAAGTTTGcattaaattttcattaaatataCAACTAAACACTAAAATTTATCTAAATACTTCGTGCTAAGTATCTCTGATTCTACCTACCTACAGTtatatttttggaggaaaaatttGTGTAAACAAGCAAATATAATTCAATGATAAATAATTTGGGATTATTAGCAACTTTATTCTCTTTCCTCTATGTgacatttttgttaatttttgtctCTTAGGATAATCCCACGGTAGTTGTTGAAGACTTGCGGCTTTGCACAGTTAAACACTGTGAAGACATAGAAAGACGTTTCTGTTTTGAAGTGGTTTCTCCAACAAAGTAAGGAGAAGTGATGGAacgcatttatttaaaaataaaaaagtcattgCATTCAGTTGTCTTGAAATGCAAGATTAACACTTCTCTTGGAAtagatcaaaacagaaaaagtatctgAACAGTTCTCTGAAATATTTGCTAAGAGAAGTGATGCTGTGAGAAGTGTTCCTAGTATTCAGTTTACTTTGGCATTAACATAAACATGCATTCTTGTGCTTTAAGCATAAAAGGCTTGTGGTCGTGGAGCTGTTGGGGCTTAGTAGTAGCTGATACTATCAAACTGCATAGTAATGTAGAAAATAGATCTGCTTCTCCAGATTTCTGATTGGTGTAATGAGAGAGAAACATATTAACAAGCTGTTGTCTCCGGTAGTGTTATATTACATTTGAGAATGCACTACATGAAActaccaaacaaaaatatttttcagctctAGCAGTGCAATGTATTGGTTTGGTTGTATTTGGAGAAGCATGGCAGTCCTGCCGCAGGAAGGGCAGGACATGGATTTCTTATTAATGATTTTGAGATGTGACCATATTTAAGTTTTTTATATAAGATCAACCTGCTTTTAGGTCTGGATGTTATCTACACTCCCCACTCCTACTTAACGTTTCTCCTCTTAATAGATTGCTGTCCTAGTGTTTGCATCCTCATTTGTGGTTCGCTTTAACGTGCATTTTGCTCCTGCTTGCCTATGCTTTTTCAACCCATAAGTGTTGGAACACTTTTGTACTTCATGACCTGTTTCCTTTGATTGTTGGTGTGAAAAGTAGTTCACTCTTTGTCAGagagctttaaaataattttctcttgatCTCAGTGAATGAAACTGTTTTCAGGGACTTGTGCCTGTATCTTGTGTAATTAGACATGGAGGCAAATTGCATGTGaggatataaaaatgaaaaatttgcaataagaaaagaaagggaatagGAAACTAAGCCATTCCCTGGGTTACTTGAGAAGTCATATTTATATGTTTTAGCATTACCTGCAAATAGTTTTGAAACAAGGAGTTTGCAATTCATAAAGGGTCAGCTGCTTTGTTATCTCAAAATAAACAGGTTTATTAGATGATGCCTATTAAACAATATACTTGTGGTGATAGCGAGAAACTTTCTCAAGAGTCTGTATTTTATTGAACAATGTGTTATTTGATGTTAGCTGCTTGGTCAGTCTCTTTCAATCTGAGTACACATGTGATTTGTCACAGAAGCTGCATGCTTCAGGCTGATTCGGAAAAGCTGCGGCAGGCATGGATTAAGGCTGTTCAGACCAGTATTGCTACAGCATATAGAGAGAAAGGGGATGAATCTGAGGTgagtttaaaaaccaaacaaacaacaactgcTCTTTAGATcctgaaaattaaaaacagagaaaacctCTTTTtatgagagggaaggaaaaaaagaatccgTTGTTTGTCTTCTGGTGGAAATGCAATGAAATTTTGAAGGCTATGATTTATATCTAATCTATCTTTTACTCCATCTTACTAACGTTACTTTGGCCTATAtgttttgatgggtttttttctgaagtgtgatTAAAATTCATAGGACACTCCTATATTCAGTTCtaatatttcttctaaaaaatgaaatattttttcagttctaTGGGTTTCCTTGTCCTTAAACGCAGAAGTTATTTTTTCTATGATTTTAGTGCACAGTACGTATCCGTaggacttttatttctttaatttagtgtgtgtgtctgtcttgtttgtttgtttctttcttttcttttagaaacaggaaaagaaatcatCCCCTTCTACTGGAAGCCTAGAGTCTGGCAGTGAGACAAAAGAGAAGTTGTTAAAGGGAGAAAGTGCTCTACAGCGAGTTCAGTGTATTCCTGGTAATGCTGCCTGCTGTGATTGTGGTTTGGCAGATCCTCGCTGGGCCAGTATCAACCTAGGAATCACACTGTGCATCGAGTGCTCTGGGATACACAGGTTGGGGAACTCTTTAGAACTGTATTTAATTTGTGCATTGACTTTAATTAGGAAGGGTGGTGTTTGCCTCTTCAAATGTATATTGAAGCACGATTAGAGACCCCTGTTTGTAGACAGAATTAAGGTAACTGCTTTATTTGCATAAATTATTGGTAAAGCTGTCTGAAGTGAGACATAGCATGCAGTTACAGGTTAATATTTTTTCATGCTCTTTAGGAGCTTGGGAGTCCACTTTTCAAAAGTAAGATCTTTAACGCTGGATTCATGGGAACCTGAACTTCTAAAGGTATGATAGTAGTTTTGAAACAAGTTTCTATTTGGTGCTTAGATTCTTGTTCTAAAGCTTCTGCATCAGAAAGTTCAATGCAGGAAACACGTGCATTTGTATCCAGTGTATGTCTTGCACTTTTGAGTAGAAAATGTTTATAGctgtgtgttggttttgggtttgtttttttttaattcacacttTCTTATAATACATGCAGTAGCAATAGTTATTCTTGTTACAAACTTGTGAGTCAGAACAGCTTAGGACACCTTCAGGTTCACAAATGCAATTTGAGTAGTAAGTTTCATCTGATACTTTCAACATATAAAAAGGGAAGTCTGTTTACAGACCAATAATGTAGTGGGCTGAAAAATTTTGGAAGTGCTATATCAGCCTAAAGCATGATCATATTTGAAAATTCAAATGCCAGCTCTTACAGTGAGATCTTGATTTTGTACTCCTACTGGCTTATAGGAGAACATTCATGCAACTGCTCTTGTGTGCTATTGGTGTGCCAAAATTCTAGCTTGAAACATGGTTACGAAAATCATGTTGATATTGAAATACCAAAATAGAAACTCGTGCACCTACGCATGTGTGCAACTGGGTAACAGTTGCAAAGCATTTGTTTCTAGGTGTGATGTTCTGGTACTTAGGTATTGCTTCTCTGTTCTGAACAATCAGAAGACAATGTGAAGAGGGGTGTTCCTCTTGCAGTTTGACCTTAAATAGTTTTAATATCAATGTGTTCATGCtgaggaaacaaaaaacaaacacccccccacccacccccccaaactaTACCTCTTATCCTGTTCATGTAAATACCAGAGTTAAGTGTTCTATCTGGTATTAGAAGCAAGAAGTCTGTTCGTTGCCATCAGTAAGTTTGACTTCATGGGccaaattctttttaaaagtagtatCTGCAGGCTGCTTTTTGTCTTTGATCTTTTTCTATAGACATAGCAGATTATGGTTTAGCAAAAAGTATGTTGGACAAGATGGTGTAGAGTTGATTGAATTGTCTCTTGCTGACTGATAGGATAAGAATAGCTACTGGCAAAGCTGGAGTACCTTTGTTAATGAGGCTTGCAGATGTCACTCTAGACAGAAAAGATTCTTGAATGACAGATGGTAATTTTTGCACTCCTTTTTCAAAAGGGAATGGCACTTTAAAAGAGTGACTATATTTTTTGCTCTCTTACTCAGAATTTGGTCTCTCTATTCACTGATTGTTTCATTATCATGATGTAAACCCATGCTTATTTCTGTAAGTGTACTTTTACCAGTGAAAATACTAGGTTGTAAAAATAGGCTAAGTGAGGTTAAAACCAACTGAATAGGTAGATAAAGCCttttgcaactgtatttgagttTGTTTACTTTGCTTCACAGCTTATGTGTGAATTGGGAAATGATGTTATAAATAGAATATATGAAGCAAAGTTGGAAAAAGTGGGAGTAAAGAAGCCACAACCTGGAAGCCAAAGGTAGTAATTTACCAGCAGTGCCTCTTACTTCCTTCTGTTGTTGCTTCCTTCAGCCTCCAGCTTTAAAAGATGCTGCTAGTTAACTATGTAACACTCCTTTGATTTAATCTTTGTTTCCCCTTATCACCAGGGGATAAACATATCACTAGTATGTTTTGCTCTCCCCCTTTTCTCACTCTCTGTCTTTACTGGGTATTGCTTCTCTTGGTTACTTTTGGCTTCTCTtgttaatttgttctttttctgatcTCAATCCCTCCTTTTGGTGACAACTTTATAGCATTCTGTTCTGTCTCATCAATGTGGGCatgttaattttgtttcctgtttactTTGTACCATTTCAGCCAGCTGTACTTTGTGAGTGCTCCTGGAAGGAGCCTTTGGCTGTGCCTTTTGTTTACAGTGACTTTGTTCTTGAGTTTGACTTTTGTTCCCTGATGCCCAGAATGCTCCCTTCTTTCTGCCTGCATTGTACATGATGAGCTCTGCTGCTTTACAGCAACCTTTTAATTGATTCTACTGCTGTCTTCCATTTCTCTGATGCTAATTTGTGTTTGAAGGTAGTTTCCTAATGTTTGGTTCTGCTGTATAAGATGtcttttaaagctttgttttttaCCGGCTTTGCAGTTCTGTGCTGCTTGTTGTCAAGCAGTTTTATGGTATAGAAAACAGCGTTTTATAAAGCATTGGTAATTTGGAGGCAATGATAATGATATAAGTAATGCAAGAGATTTGCTAGATATTCCTTCTAGTGGTAACTGCTTTTCAGCAGTTTCAATAGTAATACTTTTATAGCCCCTTTCATCAGGTTGTCACAACTGATGTGTATGTCTTAAGAGGATAACCTCAGGttacaagaagaaatatttcagtatgcATTATGGAACTGGTGGCTGTGCCTACCTGAGGCTTATTGTTGTTACTGTTCTCTTGTGCAAGCTTGATGTTCCTTTAACAAATGTTGCAATTTATATTTACCTAAGAAACTAAATATATGCTATATTAATTGGTTATTAACAATGTAAAATATGTATAAAGGATTAATGCCAAGAAGTAACATACAGTGACTAATGCTTATTTCTTCCACATACCACTTTCTAAAGTCTGCCTGAAAGGAAACATACATATATGAATttaacaaaattactttcttttgacCCTTATGCAAAATTTAATCAAGAATCCAGAAAGAGTTAGATAGTGTCCttttcatatttctgaaaatgtgctGTAAGTGTGTCTTATGTGCAATGCCAAACTACAGTTTTGGTTACTGGGTTTAGTATGAAATAGATGTTCTTTTAATACTTAAAGATACTAAAATATTAGCTTACTAATTCCAGGGATTTTGTATATGacaggcaggagaaggaggcatacatcaGAGCAAAATACGTGGAGAGAAAGTTTGTAGAGAGGCAGCCTGTGTCAGTATCTCTGCTTGAATCTGGAACAAAAGTTTTGCCTCAAAGTCAGGAAGAGAAAAGGCACAGTGGCCCTGAAAAATCCCTTTTGGCAGGGGAACAAGGTGCGGCATCCCTAAAAGGTATTTACATGCTTCTCTCCTTAGCTGTACAACGTATGTTCTTTAAGTAACATATTTTTTGTATTAATTGATTTCCTGCCTCATGCAGAGAAATCAGAATCTGTCTTCTAATGGGTCATAGCCTAGTTCAGAAGTATAAGGGAGAAAAGACTTGTTCAGAGATGTGTATTTTTAGGTGGGGAAGAGTTTGTAGTGGGGATGCTTATCCTTCAGAAATGTATTAACCACCTTCTTTCCTCCGTATTTTCATCCTTAATTTTTCCAATAACGTTCTTTCCTGCCCTATCCCTTCCTTACTGCCTGCTTTGTGCTTTGCTAACTTGCATGTCCCAGCGGTTGCTGTAAGTAGCGACGAGGCGAGGCGGGAGTCTCTGTTCTGTCCTGATGAACTAGATTCACTCTTCTCCTACTTTGATACCTCTTCAAAACTACGTAGTAGTAAGTACTACAGCTACGGCGTGTTCAGTATTTGCACTAGTGATCCATTGTGTGTTGTGGCCATCTCCCTGCCTTTAATCTATTGTCTCCCAGCTACTGGCATTGCTTAGTGTTTTCATGAAATAATTTAAGCTTTTTTACTTATCCTGATCTTTTCCTTTCTAATAATCTTTGACTATTATTATGGTTGCAATATGTGACTTCCTATTTTTCTATGGATACATTAAGAATATTGAATAAttattagtaatttttttaaaaaaatcatgtattcAGGACCAAGTATAAGAGCTTGCTTTATTATCATGGTATCTATGAAGAGTAGGTAACTTACGGTCTGCATAGTAATTACAGTTTCTCCCCAAAACAGTACGAAGCAGTGACAGTGGGATCCAGCAGAGTGCTGATGACAGCAGAGAACACCTTGTCTCTACTATATCAGCTAACAGTTTGTATGAACCAGGTGTGTTAGGCTTTGCACTTTAAGATGAAAATTTAATCATTTCTTGGTAGCATGTTCTTGTAAAAGGAGTTAGTACTTGGTGATATAATTCATGTCTCTTCTGTCCTGGTGggctgaaacatttttaagaagggtaGTAATTGCTTGAGTGACCTTTCTCTCCTCCAGGCATGGTAGCAAGAATGACATTGAATTTTTCTAAATGAATGCAGAGAACTATGTTTTTTCCAGTCAGATGATACTGAGCCagaactttgggtttttttcagatagaGCAATGCTGCATTTTGATACAGACAAGTCTCCACAGAAATGCATAATCCTTTTATAAATAGTTAAATCCTTGGAGGTAGAATTCCTGTTAAGTCACAGATAATAGGCTTTTATGTGTTATTTGAGCATTGttgcttaatttttctgttttcttcttatgTGGAATTGACCATGTCTTTAAACACTACCCCCTCTTTATTCAAAGTTTTATAAATTGATTGATGAAATTATTTGCTATCTAATATTAGCATCCTGGTCTGACGGATATTTTGACAAGCTATACTCAATACatctaaaacatttatttataaagcaatcTTATTCTACAtcacaaaactcctctgagatATGTTTTAAATCCAGTAGTTCACAGCTGTGCTTTACAGGCAAGCAGCATGTGGGTTGGATCCTTTCTTTGACTGCATTGTAGAAACACTTATGATGCTGTAACTTATGAAAGCTTATATATAACAATGTCTTTATCTCCCAGACTTCACTCTCTAAAACTCTTATtgagatgaaaagaaagattATGCTTTAGTCCAGAAGATTATAGCCACAGCAAGTAATTGGTAAATGACAATGGTATGTGCTAACGAAAATTAGGTCAGAATGGTATTAGCCTCGTATTCAGGTGTATCAAGCTGTTGCAGATAAAGATATATTTGTATGACTACATCACTGCAGGAAACTAGTTTTATTCATATCTTGCAGTATAGGATAAAACACACTTGTAATCTAAAATCATTTCTTAGAAATGACATGGGATATGTAGATTGAATGATATTCACATGTGCCAGTAATGTAGAGAGAATGTTTTTCGGGCAGTAATAATTCTGTGAAGTGGCCATGCCTGAATGCTAGAACAGGCAAAAGGGATCTGTGACTTCTCCTGGCAGAATGGGGCAACAATGCACAGCATTCTGCAAAACCTGAGCTACCTTATGCTGGAGAAATGACATTTTGGTCAGAATTCCAGGAGGTACCTTGTAAAAACAGGGATTagataagcaatttttttttcctttttttttttttcagaaggcgACAAGCAAGAGTCTTCTGTGTTCTGTGACTCCAAACAGTCTAGTCCAGGATTGCAGCTGTATCGAGCTGCCTTTGAGAAGAATCTGCCTGATATGGCAGAAGCATTGGCCCATGGAGCTGAAGTAAACTGGGTCAAcgtagaagaaaacaaagcaacacCACTTATTCAGGCAGTGCGAGGGGTATGTGACATACAGCACTGACTGAcatgggaggaggggaaggggaataATAGGGATATTTCTGTGTCACTGTTCCTTTTGAACTGCTTGCATCACTAATGAATGATAATGTGGTGCTGAAGTCGTCTTTACAATGTTCTCTCAAAGTTGTTTATGAACTATTTAATGCTTTGTTTGGAATTATATAACCTAGTAGTGTTTAAATTTGATATGGAAGCAAATCCATTTTGTTTAACCACATGACTCAGTGGTGAGAAGGCAAAATGTGTTTGGCTCTTACTGTAGAGATCTGGTGATGAAttgtttctttgcatttattcCATAGGGTTCGTTGGTTACTTGTGAATTTTTGCTGCAGAATGGGGCCAATGTGAACATCAGGGACATGAAAGGAAGAGGACCCCTGCACCATGCCACAGTCTTAGGACACACTGGGTAACTGTCTGCTCCAGAATTTGTAAATGGCCATCCTTTACTGTAGTTGTTAATGTGAAGCTTCTTCATTTCCCCAAATATTCTgccattttaatatatttcaggTGATCCAGGTTTTTCTCTAAACTTTTGTGGTGAGAGAGGAAACAACGTTTTGAATTAGTAGTCTCATCTGCTAGCAAAACACATGCCTATAAACACACTTTGGTCCATTTtgtaaaaacatgtatttaataATGCTTTGAAATAGCATGAACTTTTGGTGAAGActcatgagattatttttttttgttttcttcagaaataagaTACAAATTGGAGACATAGTGGTGTGTGAGGGCCAAGGCTTTTTCTGACTCATCCCACCTGTGTGTTGCACTGAGAGTGTATCTTACTTCAATGTACTGCATTACATCTTGAGTTTTGGAATCATGGCTTTTAACTGAAAACCCTGTACCACCTCACTTCAAGTGAGGACATAGTAATCTGGTTGGTGGTGCCCAAACTCTTTGCACGCATGAATTCTAAATAGCGTGAGTGCAACAACTTGGGAGAGTTTAAGACGTCAGCTTAGTCAGTGTGCTGTGTTTATAAAGATGAAGAATTAtaatagcagagaaaaatgagatcAGTTTCTGTTGGGTAAATCAGGCATCTGTGAACTGTATTCTTTCCTGTATTGATTTATCCTGATCAGTGGTTCTTGTCTCTTGTAGTAAAAGGGATGAGGATTTTTGGTTCTACAACCTAAGGTGATGCAGAAGGGGACAGTCTTGCTTCTAAAGGGTTCAACTCCTTGCTGCACTAGTGTGGTTTGAGTTAGGCATCTTTCTAATGTGgattaaataattaaaggttTTGCTTACTACTGTGTTAACGTCTTAGTTGTTCTAGATGAACAGCACTGTTTTGAGATGTTCAGGAGACTTCTGGCAATTTAAGCCAAATATGTTGCATCCAGCttgaatttatttgcttttttccgTTATTGTTgtgaaaattattcttaaatgCTTTTTCTAAACAGACAAGTGTGTTTATTCCTAAAACGAGGAGCAAACCAGCATGCCACTGATGAAGATGGGAAAGATCCATTGAGTATAGCAGTAGAAGCTGCAAATGCAGATATTGTAACATTGTAAGTTGTACGTTCTGTTTTTGACTGACtacctgggttttctttttctgtttcaagcTAAAAATATAAGAAATGTCAGAATTCCTTTACATAAACACagggagagcaaaagaaaaagcagagtgcaCTATCCGTAGATGACCTGACTGGTGTGAGGTTCAGGAATGCATCGTAGGTCTTGAATTGTAGTCTTTTTTTAGTGCTTTAAAAATGACATTGTTGTTCTTGTTTCCTAAATCATAGGTTGCGTTTAGCAAGGATGAATGAAGAAATGCGTGAATCAGAAGGACTCTATGGACAGCCAGGTCAATACTCTACTAATAACCATACTGAAATGCAGTATAAGAAGTGTATTCAGGAATTTATCAGTTTACAATTAGATTCTTAGGAGCTGAGGGAAATTGAAGATAGC comes from the Accipiter gentilis chromosome 6, bAccGen1.1, whole genome shotgun sequence genome and includes:
- the ACAP2 gene encoding arf-GAP with coiled-coil, ANK repeat and PH domain-containing protein 2 isoform X15 translates to MKVTVDFEECLKDSPRFRAALEEVEGDVTELELKLDKLVKLCIAMIDTGKAFCIANKQFMNGIRDLAQYSCKDALVETSLTKFSDTLQEMINYHNILFDQTQRSIKAQLQTFVKEDIRKFKDAKKQFEKVSEEKENALVKNAQVQRNKQHEVEEATNILTATRKCFRHIALDYVLQINVLQSKRRAEILKSMLSFMYAHLAFFHQGYDLFSELEPYMKDLGAQLDQLAVDAAKEKRDMEQKHSTIQQKAALQDYSSDDTKLEYNVDAANGIVMEGYLFKRASNAFKTWNRKKPDHIRRWFSIQNNQLVYQKKFKDNPTVVVEDLRLCTVKHCEDIERRFCFEVVSPTKSCMLQADSEKLRQAWIKAVQTSIATAYREKGDESEKQEKKSSPSTGSLESGSETKEKLLKGESALQRVQCIPGNAACCDCGLADPRWASINLGITLCIECSGIHRSLGVHFSKVRSLTLDSWEPELLKLMCELGNDVINRIYEAKLEKVGVKKPQPGSQRDFVYDRQEKEAYIRAKYVERKFVERQPVSVSLLESGTKVLPQSQEEKRHSGPEKSLLAGEQGAASLKEGDKQESSVFCDSKQSSPGLQLYRAAFEKNLPDMAEALAHGAEVNWVNVEENKATPLIQAVRGGSLVTCEFLLQNGANVNIRDMKGRGPLHHATVLGHTGQVCLFLKRGANQHATDEDGKDPLSIAVEAANADIVTLLRLARMNEEMRESEGLYGQPGDEIYQDIFRDFSQMASNNPEKLNRFQQSDSQKS
- the ACAP2 gene encoding arf-GAP with coiled-coil, ANK repeat and PH domain-containing protein 2 isoform X5, with product MKVTVDFEECLKDSPRFRAALEEVEGDVTELELKLDKLVKLCIAMIDTGKAFCIANKQFMNGIRDLAQYSCKDALVETSLTKFSDTLQEMINYHNILFDQTQRSIKAQLQTFVKEDIRKFKDAKKQFEKVSEEKENALVKNAQVQRNKQHEVEEATNILTATRKCFRHIALDYVLQINVLQSKRRAEILKSMLSFMYAHLAFFHQGYDLFSELEPYMKDLGAQLDQLAVDAAKEKRDMEQKHSTIQQKAALQDYSSDDTKLEYNVDAANGIVMEGYLFKRASNAFKTWNRRWFSIQNNQLVYQKKFKDNPTVVVEDLRLCTVKHCEDIERRFCFEVVSPTKSCMLQADSEKLRQAWIKAVQTSIATAYREKGDESEKQEKKSSPSTGSLESGSETKEKLLKGESALQRVQCIPGNAACCDCGLADPRWASINLGITLCIECSGIHRSLGVHFSKVRSLTLDSWEPELLKLMCELGNDVINRIYEAKLEKVGVKKPQPGSQRDFVYDRQEKEAYIRAKYVERKFVERQPVSVSLLESGTKVLPQSQEEKRHSGPEKSLLAGEQGAASLKAVAVSSDEARRESLFCPDELDSLFSYFDTSSKLRSIRSSDSGIQQSADDSREHLVSTISANSLYEPEGDKQESSVFCDSKQSSPGLQLYRAAFEKNLPDMAEALAHGAEVNWVNVEENKATPLIQAVRGGSLVTCEFLLQNGANVNIRDMKGRGPLHHATVLGHTGQVCLFLKRGANQHATDEDGKDPLSIAVEAANADIVTLLRLARMNEEMRESEGLYGQPGDEIYQDIFRDFSQMASNNPEKLNRFQQSDSQKS
- the ACAP2 gene encoding arf-GAP with coiled-coil, ANK repeat and PH domain-containing protein 2 isoform X3 — protein: MKVTVDFEECLKDSPRFRAALEEVEGDVTELELKLDKLVKLCIAMIDTGKAFCIANKQFMNGIRDLAQYSCKDALVETSLTKFSDTLQEMINYHNILFDQTQRSIKAQLQTFVKEDIRKFKDAKKQFEKVSEEKENALVKNAQVQRNKQHEVEEATNILTATRKCFRHIALDYVLQINVLQSKRRAEILKSMLSFMYAHLAFFHQGYDLFSELEPYMKDLGAQLDQLAVDAAKEKRDMEQKHSTIQQKAALQDYSSDDTKLEYNVDAANGIVMEGYLFKRASNAFKTWNRKKPDHIRRWFSIQNNQLVYQKKFKDNPTVVVEDLRLCTVKHCEDIERRFCFEVVSPTKSCMLQADSEKLRQAWIKAVQTSIATAYREKGDESEKQEKKSSPSTGSLESGSETKEKLLKGESALQRVQCIPGNAACCDCGLADPRWASINLGITLCIECSGIHRSLGVHFSKVRSLTLDSWEPELLKLMCELGNDVINRIYEAKLEKVGVKKPQPGSQRQEKEAYIRAKYVERKFVERQPVSVSLLESGTKVLPQSQEEKRHSGPEKSLLAGEQGAASLKAVAVSSDEARRESLFCPDELDSLFSYFDTSSKLRSIRSSDSGIQQSADDSREHLVSTISANSLYEPEGDKQESSVFCDSKQSSPGLQLYRAAFEKNLPDMAEALAHGAEVNWVNVEENKATPLIQAVRGGSLVTCEFLLQNGANVNIRDMKGRGPLHHATVLGHTGQVCLFLKRGANQHATDEDGKDPLSIAVEAANADIVTLLRLARMNEEMRESEGLYGQPGDEIYQDIFRDFSQMASNNPEKLNRFQQSDSQKS
- the ACAP2 gene encoding arf-GAP with coiled-coil, ANK repeat and PH domain-containing protein 2 isoform X10, with the translated sequence MKVTVDFEECLKDSPRFRAALEEVEGDVTELELKLDKLVKLCIAMIDTGKAFCIANKQFMNGIRDLAQYSCKDALVETSLTKFSDTLQEMINYHNILFDQTQRSIKAQLQTFVKEDIRKFKDAKKQFEKVSEEKENALVKNAQVQRNKQHEVEEATNILTATRKCFRHIALDYVLQINVLQSKRRAEILKSMLSFMYAHLAFFHQGYDLFSELEPYMKDLGAQLDQLAVDAAKEKRDMEQKHSTIQQKAALQDYSSDDTKLEYNVDAANGIVMEGYLFKRASNAFKTWNRKKPDHIRRWFSIQNNQLVYQKKFKDNPTVVVEDLRLCTVKHCEDIERRFCFEVVSPTKSCMLQADSEKLRQAWIKAVQTSIATAYREKGDESEKQEKKSSPSTGSLESGSETKEKLLKGESALQRVQCIPGNAACCDCGLADPRWASINLGITLCIECSGIHRSLGVHFSKVRSLTLDSWEPELLKLMCELGNDVINRIYEAKLEKVGVKKPQPGSQRDFVYDRQEKEAYIRAKYVERKFVERQPVSVSLLESGTKVLPQSQEEKRHSGPEKSLLAGEQGAASLKVRSSDSGIQQSADDSREHLVSTISANSLYEPEGDKQESSVFCDSKQSSPGLQLYRAAFEKNLPDMAEALAHGAEVNWVNVEENKATPLIQAVRGGSLVTCEFLLQNGANVNIRDMKGRGPLHHATVLGHTGQVCLFLKRGANQHATDEDGKDPLSIAVEAANADIVTLLRLARMNEEMRESEGLYGQPGDEIYQDIFRDFSQMASNNPEKLNRFQQSDSQKS